Proteins from one bacterium genomic window:
- the hemB gene encoding porphobilinogen synthase has protein sequence MNLNERPRRLRNSPAMRELTAETSVEARHLITPHFVVGGTGISHEIGSMPGVNHVSVDKLVDEVARDMELGLKSHLLFGVPENAEKDHHGNAALDEKGPVAAGLRALKEKFGADVITISDVCLCAYTDHGHCGFLENGTVVNDASVEQLAKMALMHARNGCDIVSPSDMMDGRVGAIRDLLDDNGLTSTAILAYSAKYASAYYGPFRDACDSAPQGDRKTYQMDPRNGREAVLETLLDLQEGADMVMVKPALAYLDIITRVRAEALVPVVCYNVSGEYSLVKNAAANGLVDEAAIVRENLLAMRRAGSDLIITYHGREALQKGWI, from the coding sequence ATGAACCTCAACGAACGCCCCCGCCGCCTGCGGAACAGCCCCGCCATGCGCGAACTGACGGCCGAGACCAGTGTCGAGGCCCGGCACCTCATCACGCCCCACTTCGTGGTCGGCGGCACGGGCATCTCCCACGAGATCGGCTCCATGCCCGGCGTGAACCACGTCTCGGTGGACAAGCTGGTCGACGAGGTCGCCCGCGACATGGAACTGGGCCTGAAGTCGCACCTCCTGTTCGGCGTGCCCGAGAACGCGGAGAAGGACCACCACGGCAACGCGGCCCTCGACGAGAAGGGCCCCGTGGCCGCCGGCCTGCGCGCGCTGAAGGAGAAGTTCGGCGCCGACGTCATCACCATCTCGGACGTGTGCCTCTGCGCCTACACCGACCACGGCCACTGCGGCTTCCTGGAGAACGGCACCGTGGTGAACGACGCCTCGGTGGAGCAGCTGGCGAAGATGGCCCTGATGCACGCCCGCAACGGCTGCGACATCGTCTCGCCCAGCGACATGATGGACGGCCGCGTGGGCGCCATCCGCGACCTGCTCGACGACAACGGCTTGACCAGCACGGCGATCCTGGCCTACAGCGCCAAGTACGCCAGCGCCTACTACGGCCCCTTCCGCGACGCCTGCGACTCGGCCCCCCAGGGCGACCGCAAGACCTACCAGATGGACCCGCGCAACGGCCGCGAGGCGGTGCTCGAGACCCTGCTCGACCTGCAGGAGGGCGCCGACATGGTCATGGTCAAGCCGGCCCTGGCCTACCTCGACATCATCACCCGCGTGCGGGCCGAGGCCCTGGTGCCGGTGGTGTGCTACAACGTGTCGGGCGAGTACTCGCTGGTGAAGAACGCGGCGGCGAACGGCCTGGTCGACGAGGCCGCGATCGTCAGGGAGAACCTGCTGGCCATGCGCCGCGCCGGCAGCGACCTGATCATCACCTACCACGGGCGCGAGGCGCTGCAGAAGGGCTGGATCTGA